The following proteins are co-located in the Carassius gibelio isolate Cgi1373 ecotype wild population from Czech Republic chromosome A21, carGib1.2-hapl.c, whole genome shotgun sequence genome:
- the LOC127942366 gene encoding prostate stem cell antigen-like, translating to MDLHISVFLLSVLFTAGHSFSCYECMGLTGSCSDQKIKSCPSGFSKCMSSTTVTNVGEISFKVKLKDCAPDCASGSMNIGLGKMSFLCCNTDLCNVRDAPDPSTVANGKKCYYCDGQSCSNPLSCSGSEDRCFTATGIFEGLSKVVKGCVSKSVCDASASVGDVQGVSCCSGNLCNSANGVTQSFLFLCCSLLSFILLH from the exons ATGGATCTGCATATCTCAGTTTTTCTTCTGTCCGTTCTCTTCACTGCAG gaCACTCTTTCAGCTGTTATGAGTGTATGGGTCTGACGGGTTCTTGTTCGGATCAAAAGATAAAATCATGTCCCAGTGGATTCTCCAAGTGCATGAGTTCAACAACAGTAACAAATGTTG GTGAAATCAGTTTTAAAGTGAAGCTTAAAGATTGTGCTCCTGACTGTGCAAGTGGATCCATGAACATCGGCCTTGGAAAGATGTCTTTTTTGTGCTGTAACACAGACCTGTGTAACGTCAGGGATGCTCCAG ATCCCTCTACTGTAGCCAACGGAAAGAAATGTTACTATTGTGATGGACAGAGCTGCTCAAACCCATTGAGTTGTTCAGGGAGTGAAGACCGCTGCTTTACAGCAACAG GGATTTTCGAGGGTCTGTCAAAAGTTGTAAAAGGCTGTGTTTCTAAATCTGTTTGTGATGCTTCTGCATCAGTTGGTGATGTTCAGGGTGTCTCATGTTGTTCAGGGAACCTGTGTAACAGTGCTAATGGTGTCACTCAGAGCTTCCTGTTCCTCTGCTGTTCTCTGCTCTCCTTCATCCTGCTGCACTGA